In Candidatus Effluviviaceae Genus V sp., a single window of DNA contains:
- a CDS encoding ROK family protein, giving the protein MSGPLPHTLGIDIGGTNVRVAVVDDDGRPDELEGSGWSGGAPEECVSVVSSLVERVGPSGPLAVAGCGCAGLVDHDHGIVTSSPNLPLWRDVPLGAMLSSRLDMPVIIENDANAAAYGEYAAGAAAGARNAVMLTLGTGLGAGFVLGGRLYRGSHGLAAEYGHTTIEVSGEPCACGGSGCLENLVSAGALTARARRLIASGRQSSLGEAGDEFTAAEGGRAASSGDAVALDALAETGRYLGVGLANLVRTLDPDVVVIGGGVAGAGQTLLTPAREELERRLSGCPSPLPRLVFAELGNAAGVVGAALLARASLAGS; this is encoded by the coding sequence GTGAGCGGTCCCTTGCCTCACACGCTCGGTATCGACATAGGCGGAACGAACGTCCGGGTCGCCGTCGTCGACGACGACGGCCGTCCGGATGAACTCGAGGGCAGCGGCTGGAGCGGCGGCGCGCCCGAGGAGTGCGTGTCGGTCGTCTCCTCGCTCGTCGAGCGCGTCGGTCCGTCCGGCCCCCTCGCCGTGGCGGGATGCGGCTGCGCCGGTCTGGTCGACCATGACCACGGCATCGTCACGAGCTCTCCGAATCTCCCGTTGTGGCGCGACGTCCCACTGGGCGCGATGCTGAGCTCCAGACTCGACATGCCCGTCATTATCGAGAACGACGCCAACGCGGCAGCGTACGGAGAGTACGCGGCCGGCGCCGCGGCCGGAGCGAGGAACGCCGTGATGCTGACCCTGGGTACGGGACTCGGCGCCGGATTCGTCCTGGGCGGTCGTCTCTACCGTGGGAGCCACGGACTCGCGGCCGAGTACGGACACACGACGATCGAGGTCTCCGGCGAGCCCTGCGCCTGCGGGGGGTCGGGCTGCCTCGAGAACCTCGTCAGCGCCGGTGCCCTGACGGCCCGCGCCCGAAGGCTCATCGCCTCGGGGCGGCAGAGCTCGCTCGGCGAGGCCGGAGACGAGTTCACCGCGGCCGAGGGCGGCCGCGCGGCGTCTTCGGGCGATGCTGTCGCACTGGACGCCCTCGCCGAGACCGGCCGCTATCTGGGCGTCGGTCTGGCCAACCTCGTCAGGACGCTCGATCCCGATGTGGTCGTGATCGGCGGCGGCGTCGCCGGCGCGGGTCAAACGCTTCTCACCCCCGCCCGCGAGGAACTCGAACGCCGGCTCTCCGGCTGTCCATCCCCGCTGCCGCGGCTCGTCTTCGCCGAGCTGGGGAACGCGGCCGGCGTGGTCGGCGCGGCTCTTCTGGCGCGCGCCTCGCTGGCCGGTTCCTGA
- the ugpC gene encoding sn-glycerol-3-phosphate ABC transporter ATP-binding protein UgpC — translation MANVVLKGVTKVFDGDVVAVDNVSLEVQDREFVVLVGPSGCGKSTLLRMIAGLEEITEGEISIDDRIVNDVPPKDRDIAMVFQNYALYPHMSVYDNMAFGLKLRKLPKDEIDARVREAAEILGIEQLLDRRPKALSGGQRQRVAVGRAIVRKPKVFLFDEPLSNLDAKLRVQTRTEISKLHERLKATIIYVTHDQTEAMTMGSRIVVLKDGLAQQVAGPLEIYQKPVNRFVAGFIGSPAMNFIEGKLERENGRVRFVSEGIEADVPEARAAGLGGTESAVVFGIRPEDIFDASEESRLENSTRISAKLDVVEPMGNEIYLYFKLGGQDMVARIDVREPPAVNTTLDLVIDMDSAHFFDLESGRSLVADGEE, via the coding sequence ATGGCGAACGTCGTCCTCAAGGGAGTCACGAAGGTCTTCGACGGCGACGTCGTCGCGGTCGACAACGTGAGCCTCGAGGTCCAGGACCGGGAGTTCGTCGTCCTTGTCGGACCATCGGGGTGCGGCAAGTCGACGCTTCTGAGGATGATCGCAGGGCTCGAGGAGATCACGGAGGGCGAGATCTCCATCGACGATAGGATCGTGAACGACGTGCCCCCGAAGGACCGCGACATCGCCATGGTCTTCCAGAACTACGCTCTCTACCCTCACATGTCGGTCTACGACAACATGGCGTTCGGGCTGAAGCTCAGGAAGCTCCCGAAGGACGAGATCGACGCGAGGGTCCGTGAGGCGGCAGAGATCCTCGGGATCGAGCAGCTTCTCGACCGGAGGCCGAAGGCTCTCTCCGGCGGCCAGCGCCAGCGCGTGGCGGTCGGCCGCGCCATCGTGCGGAAGCCGAAGGTGTTCCTCTTCGACGAGCCGCTGTCGAATCTCGACGCGAAGCTCAGGGTCCAGACCCGGACGGAGATCTCGAAGCTGCACGAGCGTCTCAAGGCCACCATCATCTACGTCACGCACGACCAGACGGAAGCCATGACGATGGGAAGCCGGATCGTCGTTCTGAAGGACGGCCTGGCCCAGCAGGTGGCGGGTCCTCTCGAGATCTACCAGAAGCCGGTCAACCGCTTCGTCGCCGGCTTCATCGGGAGCCCCGCGATGAACTTCATCGAGGGGAAGCTCGAGCGCGAGAACGGCCGCGTACGCTTCGTCTCGGAGGGCATCGAGGCGGACGTACCGGAAGCACGTGCCGCGGGCCTCGGAGGCACCGAGAGCGCGGTCGTCTTCGGCATCCGCCCGGAGGACATCTTCGACGCGTCCGAGGAGTCGAGGCTCGAGAACAGCACCCGAATCTCGGCGAAACTCGATGTCGTCGAACCCATGGGGAACGAGATCTACCTCTACTTCAAGCTCGGCGGTCAGGACATGGTCGCGCGGATCGACGTGCGTGAGCCCCCGGCGGTCAACACCACCCTCGATCTGGTCATCGACATGGACAGCGCTCACTTCTTCGATCTCGAAAGCGGCCGTTCGCTGGTCGCCGACGGTGAGGAGTGA